A genomic window from Phaenicophaeus curvirostris isolate KB17595 chromosome 34, BPBGC_Pcur_1.0, whole genome shotgun sequence includes:
- the LOC138732618 gene encoding olfactory receptor 14A16-like, translating to MQQMSNSSSITQFLLLPFADSRELQLLHFWLFLGIYLAALLGNDLIIITIAWDHHLHTPMYFFLLNLALLDMGSISTTVPKSMANSLWDTREISYEGCVAQFFLFDFFISAEVSLLTVMSYDRYVAICKPLHYGTLLGSRACVHMAAAAWGAGFLSSLLHTASTFSLPLCQGNAVDKFFCEIPQILKLSCSHSYLREAWLLVVSILIVFGCFVFIVVSYVQIFRAVLRMPSEQGRHKTFSTCLPHLAVVSLFISTGTFTDLKPSSISPSFDLVVSFVYSVVPPAVNPLIYSWRNQQLKDATWKLITGFYTEAMNC from the coding sequence atgcagcagatgtccaacagcagctccatcacccagttcctcctcctgccattcgcagactcacgggagctgcagctcttgcacttctggctcttcctgggcatctacctggctgccctcctgggaaacgacctcatcatcatcaccatcgcctgggaccaccacctccacacccccatgtacttcttcctcctcaacctcgccctcctcGACATGggatccatctccaccactgtccccaaatccatggccaattccctctgggaTACCAGAGAAATCTCATATGAAGGATGTGTTGCCCAATTCTTTCTGTTTGACTtcttcatttcagcagaggtttctcttctcacagtcatgtcctatgaccgctacgttgccatctgcaaacccctgcactacgggaccctcctgggcagcagagcttgtgtccacatggcagcagctgcctggggtgctgggtttctctcttctctgctgcacacggccagtacattttccctgcccctgtgccagggcaatgctgtggacaagttcttctgtgaaatcccccagatcctcaagctctcctgctcacactcctacctcAGGGAAGCTTGGCTTCTTGTGGTCAGTATCTTAATAgtctttggctgttttgttttcattgtggtgtcctatgtgcagatcttcagggccgtGCTGAGGATGCCCTCAgagcagggacggcacaaaaccttctccacgtgcctccctcacctggctgtggtctccctgtttatCAGCACGGGCACTTTCACTGACCTGAAGCCCTCTTCGATCTCCCCATCCTTCGACCTGGTGGTGTCATTTGTCTACTCCGTGGTTCCTCCAGCagtgaaccccctcatctacagctggaggaaccagcagctcaaggatgcaaCGTGGAAGCTGATAACTGGATTTTACACTGAAGCAATGAACTGCTGA